The region GAGCTGCCGTGACATACTGTCTCACCCGTGGCCACACTCCGATTGCCATCCACAACGGTTTCCCCGGCTTGATCCGCCACCACGCAGATCAACCCATCAGCTCAGTGCGCGAAGTCAAATGGCAAGAAACAGACGCGTGGGTAAACGAGGGTGGTTCCGACATCGGCACAAACCGCGGTCTCCCGTCTGAAGACTACGACGAGGTTGCCAGGTGCTTCAAAGAGCACAAGTTCGACGCCTTATTTGTCGTTGGTGGCTTTGAAGCCTTCACGGCAGTGAGCCAGCTCCGCCAAGCTCGCGACAAATACGACGCCTTCAAGATCCCCATGGTTGTCCTGCCCGCCACAATCTCCAACAACGTCCCGGGCACTGAGTACTCCCTCGGCAGCGACACCTGCCTCAACGCCCTGATCGACTTCTGCGACGCAATTCGCCAgtcagcctcctcctcccgtCGCCgcgtcttcgtcatcgaaACCCAGGGCGGTAAATCAGGCTACATCGCTACAACAGCAGGGTTGGCCGTCGGCGCAGTCGCCGTATACATCCCTGAAGAAGGAATCGACATCAAGATGCTCGCCCGAGACATCGATTTTCTCCGCGAGAACTTTGCCCGCGACAAGGGTGCCAACCGCGCCGGAAAGATCATCATGCGCAATGAGACTGCCTCATCCACATACACCACACAGGTCATTGCTGATATGATCaaggaggaagcaaaggGCCGCTTCGAGTCCCGTGCCGCAGTTCCCGGCCACTTCCAGCAGGGAGGCAAGCCCTCGCCCATGGACCGCATTCGCGCGCTGCGCATGGCAATCAAGTGTATGATGCACCTGGAGGGCTACGCGGGTAAATCAAAAGACGAAATCGCGAACGATGAGATGTCTGCAACCGTCATTGGCATCAAGGGCTCCCAAGTCCTCTTCTCCGTCATGGGTGGTGAACATGGACTCGAGAAGGTCGAGACGGACTGGGCGAGACGGCGTCCCAAGGCCGAATTCTGGTTGCAGTTGCAGGATACAGTTAACATCTTGTCGGGACGGGCGGGGGCCAAAGCAATGTGGACCGGTTATGAGGATGAGAGCCGGACGCGACCTTCGAGTCCGGCACACTTGTCATGAGTCCATGTCGGCTCTTTGCTGGCTTTAGCGTTTGGGAGGTGTATATTGCGTCTAGTGCCTCGTTTCTAAGAGTAGATAAGACTCAATTCCAGCTTATGAGAACATGCAGTGAATGAATGGATTTTTAAAACTTCAAGAAGATTTACAAGATTCAGTTAATTCCGACTTGCAAAGTAGACTTAAGTATCTTTCGGAACGCACATATGGGTCGCTCAGCAGTGCTCAGCAGTGTTCCAAGACCCAGCCAGTTTACCGACTTTATACCCATTATAGGAAGTACGGATTATAGTGTTAATCGAGTCCTATTGGCAATTCTACCTAAATCTGAGCTAAACCGCACAGATCATGGTCCGTAACAGGCTCTAGCTAATTCCATTAATGGCAGGAAGCGGCCGCGGCAGTTGATTACAAGGAAACTGCGTCGagtggaaatggaagaaTCGGCCGCAGCAGATTATAACAAGAAATACCTAACCATATCAAATGAATGACAAGACGCTGAAAGAAACCGAAACCAAAACCCGGACATGGCCGAGTCAGATCACAAGCGAAGATTACAGAATCTCTTCCGAAGTAGGCGCCGAATAAAACCCATGCCAAAATGTAAGTTCTCTCACGCTAGAACTTTCTGGATCGTGTCCAACTCATCCAACAACTGCACCGTCTCAGCCGGACTAGCGATCCAGGCAGTGGTAGAAGCCAGACGAGCCTGTATCAGACCATTTAATCACCTTCTCCCAGACGAAAAAGAAGTCACAGAACACTGACCTTGAAATCATTCGCACCAGCAGACAAGAATTGATCGCCCACGTGGAGTGTTCTTGACGGGTCAATGCCGCCAAAGTACTGCTGACAGGCGCGAACACCCCAGGACTTGTCGCCGATGTCGACAAAGACATCATTGCCACCTGGTTGTGTGATTGAAATTAGCATACAGGGCTGAATAGGCGGTTTATATTTCCTTCTGGGAGGATGGTGACGGAGATAATGGGACACAAAGAAGGGGGAGCAACCGTTGAATGCGCAAAATGGGAGCCGCGATCCGACTTGGGACCTTTCGACCGTGTTTTGGACCACGAGGACGGTCTCTTCTAGCTGTTCGCGGGATAGGCGGCCTCTGTTCTTGGGGAAAACGCCGACCGCACGGTCTTTACGGAGGACGGAGACTGGTAGGTTCAGGTTCGCGACACAAGCGCGGAGAGACGACTCGGCGATGTTTAGTAGTTGTGtaatatcctcctcttcccaggTGGCCATTTCGCCAATCACCCAATTCTCGCGCGGGACGTAGGTGAGCCGGtgtggagaggaagcgtcATAACGGAAAAGATAATTGCTTTCGCCGCCCATGACAATTAGTGCGGACCGTTGCTCGTCAGTAAGATCAGAGGCATCGCGCATGACATCAAGCAGCCCCTGCAGTCGTTCATAATACTTGGCCTCGTCGGTATATCCTGCCGCAGTTACGATCCCTACCTTGATGCCTTGTTGAAGGAGGCGGATGATTCGTGGGATGACGGGGCTATCAGCATTAAGATTAGCCCCATCATCATACAAAGTTACGTCTCCATCGAACGTAACGAGCTCGAGGCCCTTCGTATGCACCAGACCGAGTAACTGCGCGGAATTGAGGATCAATCGGACATCGTTGAATGAGGGCGCCACAAAACGGCGTCTGCTGATGAACCGCTGCCTATCCTGGTAGTCGAAAGCCTCTCTGAGGTAGAGACGCGTGAAGAACGTCCCGACAGTGGGGACGAGCAGTTTGAGCTTGGACTTGCCAGCGGCACCGCTGAGCTCGTGGTCAACTAACGTCGTCAGTAGCCATACCAGACGGGGAGTCCCAAGACTCATTACTATGGTCATTTAAGAGGCGCTCGACGTCCGAGAAGATCTCGGCGTAACGCTGGTGCGTATCATGAGCAACCGCGGCGAGCTTGGTggcgtcctcctcctggacGGCCGTCGGCTGAGAATGGAGGACAAACGGGACAGCAAGCAGGCCCTGAACTGATTAGACAAGGACAGACAAGTGTTGCACAGCACGAACCTTGATCCATTCGATCTAGCTAGGATTAGCTGAGCCCATAACCAAGGGACCAAGGGACCAAGAACTCGGCAGATT is a window of Aspergillus nidulans FGSC A4 chromosome VI DNA encoding:
- the isn1 gene encoding IMP 5'-nucleotidase (transcript_id=CADANIAT00009840) translates to MTTRYRVECETALSHRCPQGVLIHSVTYLYLLTSPVSPKRPAVQGLLAVPFVLHSQPTAVQEEDATKLAAVAHDTHQRYAEIFSDVERLLNDHIDHELSGAAGKSKLKLLVPTVGTFFTRLYLREAFDYQDRQRFISRRRFVAPSFNDVRLILNSAQLLGLVHTKGLELVTFDGDVTLYDDGANLNADSPVIPRIIRLLQQGIKVGIVTAAGYTDEAKYYERLQGLLDVMRDASDLTDEQRSALIVMGGESNYLFRYDASSPHRLTYVPRENWVIGEMATWEEEDITQLLNIAESSLRACVANLNLPVSVLRKDRAVGVFPKNRGRLSREQLEETVLVVQNTVERSQVGSRLPFCAFNGCSPFFVSHYLRHHPPRRKYKPPIQPCMLISITQPGGNDVFVDIGDKSWGVRACQQYFGGIDPSRTLHVGDQFLSAGANDFKARLASTTAWIASPAETVQLLDELDTIQKVLA